The Manis javanica isolate MJ-LG chromosome 13, MJ_LKY, whole genome shotgun sequence region GTAAAAACGTATTTTGCTATAGCATTTCTTgtacttttttaattgaaacctaaatagccacatgtggctaatggctacaTCAGCCAGCACAGCTATATAGTaatgaaaatacatgtgaaaatttTGAGAGGCCCACATTACCTTCAGGGTTGTGCAGGTACAGGCTGGGCACATGTGCAACCCCAGTAGTGAGCACCTCCTTTGGTGCTATGTCCTGGATGCTTTGCTGGCCTCACCCTATTTCTGGCCCTGTCAGGATATATCAGATGATACTGTGTCTGGGGGTCTGGGGCAAGATCACCCCCCAATTTGATGACTCACTAGGACTCAGGATTTAGCATATAGTCTGTGCACACTATGACTTCTTAGAGTGAAAGGATACAAAGCAAATGAGCAGAGGGAAAAGGCATGTGGGGTAAAGTCTGGAGGAAACCAGGCACCAGCTTCCACAAGTCCTCTCCTAGTGAAGTCACAAAGCATACACTTAAAAGCTGAGACACCACATGTGAAATGTTGCCCACAGGGAAGCTCATTAGAGACTCAACGCCCAGGCTATTTATTGGGGGCTGGTCAAGTACTAAACATCCAGACatcagaaggaaagcaggtgtttaACAAACACTACACTCTTGGTACAAACAGCCCAGGTACCCTGAGCCACTCCTATCATTTAGGTAATGGTAGGAAGCCTTCTAAAATCCAAGTTCCTAGACAGCAGCCAACCTTGCAAACAGGCCTTTCTATGGCTAGCAGTCTCAAGCCTGGTATGCTAACATTTTTGCAAAGATATCACTTATATAAGATTGTAGAACATGACATACAACACTACATAGTTTAAAGACATGTGCATATATAATGGTGTACAAACATGCacagaaaaattaacaaattcaGGGCTATAGATttgaggaaaaggagagaggtaGGAGTTTGAGGCAAGGGTATATAAGGTCTTTCAATTGCATTGCTAATGTTTTAGTTCTTAAGCTGGATAATGGGTAAAAAcgtattttgctgtattttttcttatacttttttgAGTAATGTGTGCATTTGAAATATTACATAAGAATGAACTTATCTCATTACTAGATAATACTTAACAGATCATTTTTAGACTATTAAACAGGCCTATTTTTCACATTCCAGATACTATGCTAAGCCCTTTACATGgacttactctttttttaaaaaaaatctactttagACTATCTATGTGTGGGGTTAAGTTCTGGAAAGGTCAGTGTGAGGCAGGTGAGATCTCTACCCTCAACCAGCTTTGAATCTACTGAGGGATAATGAGAGATGATAAGCACAATTTAAAACCTCAGATTCTGAGGGTTACTAAGATGATAAAGCAGGGTGATGGTATTAAAGAAGGGCCACTTTAGGGTGGCTGGGGAAAGCTTTGAGAACATTTGAATTAAGCCATAAATGATGAGAAAGGGACAGTCATGCAATTATCTGAAGGcaaaacattccaggcagagcaaGCGCAAAGACCTGCGGCAGGAATAAGTGTGGTGTTGAAATATGGGAAATAAAGCCAGCAGGGTTTGAAAGTGATGACAAGAGGGAGACTGGTCAGCTGAGGCCATGGGTGCAGGGCCTCCTAAACCACAGTAAAGATCTTAGGTTTCATTTACGTATGATAAGCCTTTGAAGGTTTTAGGCAGGAGAATGACATGATCTGgtttacaatggaaaattattcagccagcTGTATGGAAAACACATTATAGACAGGCCCATTTTCTTCATTAGCACCACAGCCATAATGTTTGTGGCTGATGAGCTTTGCAGGGGCTGTGAAAAGGTTGATGCTGgggataaaaggaagaaaagttccacaatacaaaaagaaaactacaaagttGGAACGagtaaatgtttaattaaatgtcTAGAAAAACATCATGGCAACTTCACCACTGAGTTTAGTATTCATAAACAATCGAATTATATTTGGAGATAATTTGAAAATTAGATTTTCTTGAGTCACAAAATTCCCAAGCATGCCCAACGACTGCCAGGAAATCATAGCCAATCATCAATGTGGAAATGTGGATTTTCTCACAGCCAAATCCtttcaaagggaaaaagactttctcaatttttttaattgagagaaaattttattttttacttaatgtgagatatagacacacaaaaaaaatgcctATTGTCATGAGGCCTTCAGACTACCAAGGCCACACTAGGTAGCTGGGTAAGAAATGTTAGTGTCTTGGATGAGCACTGTGCAGGCTTAGGCTCTAGGAGTTTGAACACTGTCTAGGGAACCCCTAGGAAGGCCTCTGGAGAGAGCACATCTGAACAGACCTGAATGACAAGAAAGCACCAGCCATGCCAAGAGCTGGGGGAGGAGGTTCCAGGAGAGACTCTGTGTGGGTAAGCCATGTCGGATTTCTACAGGAACAAAAAGGGGGCTCTGCTTGGCTGAAGTTGGGGCTGGGTGGTCAGTAAGAACCAGTGCATGCAGTCTTGACACCACTATCCTCTTCTCAGCACTCACATTGCAAACAGGGGAGTGACTGATCCAGTTTCTCTCAGACCTCTGCCTCCAATAATATAGTGGCCACTCGCAACAGGGACCAACACATGAGCACCTGGATGTGGGTAGTACAACTGTGACATGGAACCTTCCTTGTCCCTTAAATTTCAGTCAACGTTTAAAGTTAAAAACGATGAAACTGAGTTCGTGGAAAACTTTTATGCTGGCAACAATACAGGCGTGTGAATCTACCCTTCTGTCAATTTTATGACCCCTTAAAGCCAGATCAACTATTTCTGAGGAAAATACAGCTCCTAACATAAAACACATACAGGATCTTGGTGCCGAGCCAAAGAATGTCATGACAcctcatttatatttcttttccccATCACATGTTGAAATATGTTGGCTATTCTGGATTAAGTACAACATATTAAGATTAATCTcgcctgttttgttttgttttacttttaaaaatgcaattaaaaataatgtaaaactaGTATATGGTTTGAGTTATTTTTCCACTGGTGGGGGGTGGAAGCAGAGAGTGGGTGCAGAGGCGCCCGGAGTCTTCCAGGTAGCGGGTGACGAGGGTCCGGCGCAGGTGCGGGGGCAGAGAGAAGTTTCCAGACGCAATATGTAGTCTTGAGTCACGTGGGAATTTTCACGGCCCGGTTCAATGAGGAGGAAACGTAGCCTCGGGGGCTGAGTGGCAGAGGCTTGACCCGAACTCACGTTTACAGCGTCGTCCGCCCTTCGAGGGGACGGGAGAGGAATTCGAACCAGGCCCGACTCCCGGGGACGCGGATCCATCGCTCCGCCCCGCCTCAGGGCCGTTGACAAAAGTTCACCACGGACTCCCCGGCCGCTGGGCCTGAGGGGACAAGAGGCCCTCGAAGAAGCTTAGGCAACGCTCCCCCGCTGACAGAAGCCAGCCGCTAacgttcctcctttctcttcacACCCGGCTTAACCGCGACGGCGGCCGACTTCCGCTCCTCTCCAGCGAATCCCCAGCCTAGTTTTCCTCTCCTCCCGCTCCCCGAGGGCAACAGAGCTACTCACCTCTCAGAAAACATGCTTTATCCCCGCCCCACTCCCGCCTGCCAATCACCGCGGGCTCGAGCACCGCCCTTCCCACCCCCTTAAGCGAGCGCCGCGCGCCACCGCTAGGCAGTTGGAGGCTCTGACCCCGCGGGACAGGTCGTCCGGAAAGGCGGGGCGAAGCGCGAGCCATTTCGGTGCGGGAACCCTCGGGATTGGCCAGGAGGAGGCCCAGGCTCTGACtccgcccacccccaccctgaacTTCCGAGTCGGAGACGCTGGGGATTGGTTCCCGGGGGCACACGCCGAAGCCAGGAGATGGTCCCGCCTTCCTCGCGCGGCCCGGAGAGGGCGCTTCACAGATTGGTCCCGGGAGTATCGGCGCGCGCCGACCGGCGCTCCAGGATTGGCTGAGGGGATGCGACGGAAAGCGTTGACAGTGATTGGCTGGAGGGTGGAGTCAACTATTTGAAGGAGGCGCGCGGACCAGATACGCACTTCAGTCCGCGGACAGAGGAGGTGTGAGTTACGGTTGGCCACACTGTCCTGCTAACCCGACGGGACCCCGACGCGGGCTCGGCCCCATCTCTGGCCCTTGCCGCGGCCCGGCGAGGCGATGGCCAAGGTGTCGGTGCTGAACGTGGCGGTGCTGGAAAATCCGAGTCCTTTCCACAGCCCCTTACGGTTCGAAATCAGCTTCGAGTGCAGTGAGGCCCTGTCGGACGGTGAGGCTGGGCCTGTGTGGagacctccccctcccccaggccaaCCCCGACCTCCCTCGTGAAACACAACCCCTTCAACCCCGATATTATCCCCTCCCTCCCCGCCAACCCCAGCCTACCCGTGGGGATTACCCCCAGCGCACCCCACGGCCAACTCTACCCCCTCCTCATGGTTACTCCCTTTTCCTCCTTGGCGACCTCATCACCCCCGTCTTTTTACTGTGAAGCTCCTCCTGGGCACCCGTTTGCTGTGTAGAAATCTTCCCAGTCTCCATTTTCTTTAATCTGCAGAGACCCTCCGCCACCGTCTTCCCTGTAGGAAGAACCTCTCACACACACTATTTCTGTATGGCCAGATCCCCGTTTCAGCCACCCGATTGTCCCCACACATCCCCTCTCCCATGTAGTGAGACACTCCTGCCCAACCTTTTTCCTACGGAAACCCCAACCTTCAGTCCCTTCCCATTTTCCCTTTGAAGACTCCAGGCCCTTCCCATTTCCTCATGGagaccccaacccctcccccatttcCCTTGTGGAgacctctcccccacctccctgccctttCCCCCAATGAAACCCCTCTTCGTGGCAAGACCTCACTCACCCCTGTCTCGCTGTTTGTCTACCAGTCATCGCCTCCCAATCTGCTGATAGTTAACCGTAACCTACCCACTTCTGCTTGTTTTCTGTCCCAAAGCACATACCCTAGGATCTGGCTTCCCTCCTCCATAGCCTGGCCCCAAGCCCCCATTCTTGAGCTCCACCTGGGAGGCATGACCCGGCTTCCAGCTCCAGTCTTAGAGGATAACTGCCTTCCTAGCTTTCATTCCTCCCTCTTTTCTGGCTGTAGACTTCGATGCACATGCTCAAATCTGAGGGGTGGCATAGCCAGCCAGGTGGGAACCAGTTAGCCGATTCCCGCTGTTTGCCCATCAGGTTCCAGCTGACCTATTGCAGCAATTCTTCCAACACTTTTGGTGGTCTGACCCAGTCTGGTGGATAGGTGGGGTTGCCTGAGCCATGACGGTTTCTGGCTTCAAACAGTCAGCCGGGAGGTCAGAACTTTTTGTGTCTCTCTTCCAAGATGCTTTCAAGATGTCTTTTTCATCTGTGGCAAAAAGGTGGACATGGCTGTCATCTCACAGATAAGAAGATGGGAGCTACAAAGAGTGAAAGACTTTTCAAGTAaaggtctaaaaaaaaaaaagggaaatatgagGTCACCCAGGGAGTCTTGGCACCACTTTCAAGAGGAAGTACTCCATTAGGCCCCTTCTGCACTGGATGGTTaaaagagaagcagcagcagaTGAGGAGATCGAGATCCGGGAGGCCAGGGTGTACTGACTAGCGCCTCTCGGTGGTAGGTGGGTGGTTTGCATGCAAAGGCGGCCACTTGGATTAGCTTGGGGACTGTTAACAGCTGGAGACGTGCGATTGGGCTGGGCCTGTGAATCAGTCTCTCCCTGGTTTCTctcatgtttaaattattttaaattaaaatatagttaGTTGTGACTTAATCCCAGTAAAATCCTTTCTTGAACAAGGCAGggtgtaaatgaatgaataaagtgtaGAATGACACTGTGaaataagatttaattttaaaGCCAGGAGGAGATAGATGTAAGGAGCTAGTAGGTTAAGGGATTCACAGTTCCAGATGGCAGGAGATTCGGTTTCAATCAGGCTGTTGGTGCTCCTTGCATTTAAAACTAGTTACATGGTCATGATCTAGTACTTTTATTCCTCAGAAGGCCCTGCCCTGTTACTTTACTACACTGTTTATAATAGAGTCAGCAGGAAAGGCTTAAGTCAACCTGctggtcattattttttaatagaagtgGAATGACTtttctccaaggtcacacagcccagTCTGTAGAAGGACTGTAGAAGCTAGAGCTTGTCTCTCAGTTCTGagtctggaattttttttctctgctataacctaggaaaaaaataatgcatttcctATTTTAGAAGTGGAGCATGGATAGGACTGACCAGAGTACTTATTTCCACATCAAGACACTCTCAAAAGAGTGAAGAGGGTGCTATTATTAATTACACCAGGACAACAAAGCTTTTTGCTCAGAGAAATTCTACTTGGAAAGTAAACTCTGGCCTGGAAATCCAGACTTTGGTTCCACCCCTGGGGCTAGCCAGGACTCTAACCTGCCaacttgttttcttcctcttcctggcCCTCTTCCCATACAACAGAGGGAATCCATTTCCTGCCTCCCAAACGGAGGGAGCCTGGCTTTAGAAGTGTCTCAGATCCTGCAGAAATCTCAGTCCATCTACCTCGACACTGGCAACTGAAGATCTGGCAAAAAACCCAACCCCCAGTCAGTCATTGGACCCCATCTCCCAGGGACCCCAACCccttttgctcttttttctccTCAGTAACTGGAAATAGATGCTCCCAAGGCCTGGGTCCACATTTAATACATTAGATGCGTTTTCCCCTTGTTTCACTGAGAAATTCACCAGCCACTGCTTGAATAGGTCATGGAGCCAGATATTCTGACCTGCTGTGGTCAGGCCAGGGTTCATCTCTGACAATGAACGGAGTGATAAACAGAAGAAAGCATACTACTTAAGTGTTGTCATCATTGTTTTAAAGGCAGGAAACATTCTCCAGTTAGTTTCACTGCAGTTTTTTTACAAACCTTTAATCaggctgttggttttggttttgttttcatacATAGTGGAGGTGCATCTTGAGCAGTGGTTAGATTGTAAAGTCAGGGCATAAACACAAAATGTAATGCAGTCAAGTTACCCTTGAAATTGCCCAGAAGGTTAGGCACACAAGACCACACATGTACAATTGTGTGCTGTATTTGATAGGAATGAATTTGTGCTGTCTTGGTGACTGATGTCCATATCTAATTCTAAAGAAGGATTATGTTCAAAAAGGAAATCACTTTAGTAGGGTTCTTTTAAAACACTTTGGCAAGTTTAAGATGATTCTGATTTGTAGGCCCTTGGTTCAGTCATCTTCTGTCTTCCATAGATTACTTTGTTAGATCCTTGAACTCTTGAGTCCTTATTTCTCTGTGGTCCTCGGCCAGCTCTCTGGTTTCTTTCTGGCCAGTGTCGAGGAGCCTTGGCAGCCCATTTTCTAGGCTGCCTGGGCACTGCGTTTCCTCTTCCAGTCAGTACCCCACAATCTTCACTTAGGTTTTGCCGAGTGCCTGAGTTGTACACTACCAGGGCGTGCTCtgtttctgtctccctttttttctccccccACCACATTAGTTAAAATTCACACATATGGGACACTACCTGCGGTGGAGGAAAGGCCAGAAGGAAAGTTACAAAAACACACAGCAGTTTAGGAAAGGGAGAACAGAGCTAGCTTGTTTTCTGTTCGTCCAAAGACATGTTACATCTATTTCTGTCACTGCTTGTAACAAAAACAAATCGATAAACTTAACTCCTCCCTGCAACTCAGACTGGAGTTTGATTGCAGCCCAGTGAACCTGATGGTCACTGTGTCCCAAAAACCTGCTAAGGCCCCTGAGGACAAGGCCTGGGTGAAACTGCGAAGGGACAGGAAGCCAGTGTATCGAGGAAGAGTGTGGGGCTCAGGTGACAAGATTCCCTGGCTTGGCCGGGCATCACTGTGCTTGCAAAGTTGGATGCTCTTGCAGAACACTGGACCAAGGAACAGGACAGCTTCAACGACAGTTTGCTTCCCGTGAAACTGACAGTTTGTGGAACTTCCCCCAGCTGCTGGAGCTGTAGGTTGTGCAATTTCAAAGAACCTAAAATAAGTTTCAGGTCTCCTACCAAGGTTCTGTGTACTAGTGTGACCTTGCCCCTGATATACTTGGACCTCCCGCAAGAGGCAGCGGTCACTGGGAATTTCCTGTGATTGATGGGCAGGGTCTCCTTAgatacttttccttttattttgccaGAACATACTCAGGGATGGGGGGTACCCCCATACTGGATGGGATGCAAGGTAATTGGGGTTCAGATGGGCCCCAGAATTCCACGTGTATTGACTGAGTTGTGTTGCTGTTGCCCAGATTTCTGAGAGTAGGCATGACTTGGTGCTGATCTGGAAGGCTTGGGGATTGGCTGGCTTCCCCAGCAGCCTCGGCTTCTCCTTCCTTGCTGGCTGGCTCTCTTGCTGGATTGGAATCTGCTGCCCTGCCCCAGTTGTCGAGGGATCTACTCAGTTCGGTGGCAGCAGCCCCTGTGTGTGAAAGAGGACGCTGTTTCCAATCTCAGCACTCAGGCCAGGGCCCTGAAATGGCCCAACTCCCTGTTCTTCCCTTCCCAGCATGTCCCCATCACATGGCTCTTCATTCAACCTCTGCAATATGGTTCATCCTCTGTCTCTGAGAGACCCAAGTTTCCCCAGAGGTGCAGAGTTAAAGTCACCTGGTAAAGCTAGGCCCACAGGAGAAATTTCCCCTCTGGAAGAAGAACCCACGCCAGTCCCCATGTTTAAGGACCACAGTGCCGGGTAATCAGTGCCCAGTAGGTGTCAGGTGCTCTTGAGAATAGAATCTTTCAGAATATTACAGATCTGTCTAAAACTAAGATGAGAAGACCCTTTCTCTACTTTCTTGCTGTTGGGCTGTTTCAGTTCCTTAATCCACTGTATCCTTGCAGACCTGGAGTGGAAAATCATTTATGTTGGCTCAGCGGAGAGTGAAGAGTTTGATCAAATCCTAGACTCAGTGCTAGTCGGCCCTGTCCCAGCAGGGATACACATGTTCATCTTCCAGGTAAGAAAGACAAGCCTTAGGCCTTAGTCCTTGATGCCTAGAAACATCCTCTTCTACCCAAAAGCAAACAGTGTAGTTCAGTGGTCGAAAGTTCAGGTTCAAATCCAGGCTCTGCTCTTAAGAACTGTGACTTCTCGGAGGTACTTCAAACACTTCCCTCTCCTCCACCTGTGTGTCTTTGCTGTCAACACAAGCCAGATTTacagttgattctcattatttTCCAGAGTAATGTTTTATAAAGTTGCTGTGAACACTGCATTAGCAAACTAGTGAATACTGAACCAATACCCCAgaggaaatacagggttaggttcctgcAAGTCACATTGTCAACCAGTCAGTGCATAATCTTGATTTATGCATGTTTCTGCTTAAAAACACCTTTAGTATAATTGCTGATTCATTCACATTGAACTCATGACACCATCACTTTAACTCATGCCTGAGCGAAGCTTATCTAACAacatattttcttcataaaacaCATCATAATCTTCTTATGCTTAGAAACACCAAACCGCACCCACCATTATGCttgggggccattttaaacagcaaagtcACCAGCAgagcacagaaatgcaaaaaacaTGGCTCCAAACAACCATGCAAAGGACACTTGTTTACAGTGTGCACCGAGACAAGAAGGCAGAGTGTTGTTTTGTTCAACATCAGCTGAGAACAGGCGCATCAAGCAGATCAAATTTTCCCCGCTCTGTACATGTCCTTGAATGACCATGAAAGTGCCCTGAATATTGATTTTGGGGCTACAGATAAATTTTAGTGAGAGggcaaattcacaaatacagTATCTGTAAATAGTAGGGATCCACTGTAGCTGCTAAAAGGCTCCCTAACCTATCATCACAAGagtgttaaaaatgcagattgaGGGTGATCTTTACTTACACTAAAGCTTGGGAGCCTCTGCTTAAATCCACTCACtcacctccatctctgctctTCCACCCCATACCATCCCAAGCCCCTCACCCACCTGCGTCTAGTCTGCCAGCAGGCCCCATCTGCTCCACTTCCCAGCTGGGCTTCCCGGGCATGCCAGCCTTGCAGTCACGAGGGCCCCCTGCTTGGTGTGGTGTTCTGTTGCTGGCTAAAACTGGCTAATTTTCGAACACAGGGCctgatgttttcattttgtattggTTTCATTTTGCACTAGTTAAGTAGCTAGTCCTGAACTGTCCATGTTAATACACCCCAAATCTGTCCACCTGTGTCCTCTACTTCTGGGCCCCTGTCCTTACTCCAGAATGTAGCCTACCACGTCTCCCCTGTTGTCCCTCCACAGCCTTCTTCCTACCGCAGCTCCACAGGCTGCCGGTCTCTTCAGACCACGTAGGTAATGGAGCACTTGCCTCCTGCTAACCACTCCCACTTTTTCCCAAGCCCTTAACTGGCCTAACAGGCCCTGGGTAGCCTGGTACCTACCTGCCTACCTGTTAAGCCTTATCTTATAGGCTTCCCACTGTTCACTACACCTCAGCACCATTTCCTTCTCCTTTGTGGCACCTTTCACATTCAGTATATTACAGGCATTTGTGTGACCAATTTTGTTTTCTCCACTAGACTGAAAACTCCTGAGGGCAGAGACCAGACTTTTAGTTCCCTAAATACATGTTGCTTGAGAATCACTGTATTACTGCTTGAGGCCTGATGGTGGCAATCCATGCTAAGGCCCAGGATGTGTTTCCCCAAGGCTGATGCCCCCAATCCGTCTCTCATCCCTGAGACTGATGCTGTGGGTGTGACCGTGGTCCTTATCACCTGCATCTACCATGGGCAGGAGTTTATCCGCGTGGGCTACTATGTCAACAACGAATACCCTAATCCTGAGCTGCGGAAGAACCCGCCCCTGAAGCCAGACTTCTCTCAGGTGGGGCCTGTCTCTGCACTTCCTGCTCCTGACTGGCTGAAGCTCTTTGATACTTGGGAGTTGAGTCATTGGAATTGAGAGCCAAGGTCACTTCTTAAGATTTTCAAGTAGTGCTCAGATCTTGCAGTGCCAGGCTAGAACGGGAAAGAGAAAGGTCTTTGTTTCTCAGAAGGGCGCCTGACAGAATCAAGATTAGATAGGTCCCAGCCCTAAATCATGGCACAAAAGTGCTCCTTGGAGTTGTACACAGTGGTGGTGCTGATAGGATAAGCAAGGTCTGCTCTTCctgggcttggggtgggggcgggggtgccCTGTCACTGTGGGAGTAATGAGAGGGCATACTAACAAGGGTTGacatcccctccctcccccagctccag contains the following coding sequences:
- the ASF1B gene encoding histone chaperone ASF1B isoform X1, with translation MAKVSVLNVAVLENPSPFHSPLRFEISFECSEALSDDLEWKIIYVGSAESEEFDQILDSVLVGPVPAGIHMFIFQADAPNPSLIPETDAVGVTVVLITCIYHGQEFIRVGYYVNNEYPNPELRKNPPLKPDFSQLQRNILTSNPRVTHFHINWDNNMDRLEAIESQDPVLGCGLPIS
- the ASF1B gene encoding histone chaperone ASF1B isoform X2, producing MAKVSVLNVAVLENPSPFHSPLRFEISFECSEALSDDLEWKIIYVGSAESEEFDQILDSVLVGPVPAGIHMFIFQEFIRVGYYVNNEYPNPELRKNPPLKPDFSQLQRNILTSNPRVTHFHINWDNNMDRLEAIESQDPVLGCGLPIS